A genomic segment from Halomonas sp. GD1P12 encodes:
- the ilvD gene encoding dihydroxy-acid dehydratase, giving the protein MTEPTSPSQNASQDATSQDAAQGSRRHSAPVVDGPGKAASRAMLRAVGFNDEDFKKPQVGVASTWSMVTPCNSHIGELAELAREGADAAGGKGVVFNTITISDGIANGTEGMKYSLVSREVIADSIETVAGCEGFDGLVAIGGCDKNMPGCVMGLARLDRPSVFVYGGTIMPGKGHTDIVSVFEAMGAHSRGDMDLIELKQIEETAIPGPGSCGGMYTANTMASAIEALGMSLPGSSAQNAISQEKRDDCKAAGEAVLELLKADIKPSDIMTRQAFENAITVIIALGGSTNAVLHLIGMARTIGVELSLSDFTEIGKRVPVVADLRPSGHYMMSELVAIGGIQPLMKILLEAGLLHGDCLTVTGKTLAENLAGVEPYPMDQSIIAPLDKPIKAQSHLRILYGNLAPEGAVAKITGKEGTRFSGPARVFGSEEEAQARINDGTVVAGDVVVIRYEGPKGGPGMREMLTPTSAIMGRGLGNDVALITDGRFSGGSHGFVVGHVSPEAFEGGPLGLVENGDLITIDAEADTIDIDVSDEEMARRQSQWQKPEPRYTRGVLAKYARHVSSASTGAVTDQDD; this is encoded by the coding sequence ATGACCGAGCCGACTAGCCCTTCTCAGAACGCTTCACAAGACGCCACATCGCAAGACGCAGCGCAAGGCTCGCGCCGCCACTCCGCCCCCGTCGTCGACGGTCCGGGTAAGGCGGCCAGCCGCGCGATGCTGCGCGCAGTAGGCTTCAACGACGAGGATTTCAAAAAGCCTCAGGTGGGCGTGGCCTCGACCTGGAGCATGGTGACGCCGTGCAACAGCCATATCGGTGAGCTGGCCGAGCTTGCCCGCGAAGGCGCCGACGCCGCCGGCGGCAAGGGCGTGGTGTTCAACACCATCACCATCAGCGACGGCATCGCCAACGGCACCGAGGGCATGAAGTACTCGCTGGTTTCGCGTGAAGTCATCGCGGACTCCATCGAGACCGTGGCCGGTTGTGAGGGCTTCGATGGGCTGGTCGCGATTGGCGGCTGTGACAAGAACATGCCCGGCTGCGTGATGGGCCTTGCGCGCCTGGACCGCCCCAGCGTGTTCGTCTACGGCGGCACCATCATGCCGGGCAAGGGCCACACCGATATCGTCTCGGTGTTCGAGGCCATGGGCGCGCATTCGCGCGGCGACATGGACCTGATCGAGCTCAAGCAGATCGAAGAGACCGCGATTCCCGGCCCCGGCTCCTGCGGCGGCATGTACACCGCCAACACGATGGCCTCGGCGATCGAGGCACTCGGCATGAGCTTGCCGGGAAGCTCCGCGCAAAACGCCATCTCCCAGGAGAAGCGCGACGACTGTAAAGCGGCCGGCGAAGCAGTACTCGAGCTTTTGAAAGCCGACATCAAACCCTCCGACATCATGACCCGCCAGGCCTTCGAGAACGCGATCACCGTGATCATCGCGCTTGGCGGCTCCACCAACGCGGTGCTGCACCTGATCGGCATGGCGCGCACCATCGGGGTTGAGCTCTCGCTTTCGGACTTCACTGAGATCGGCAAGCGCGTACCGGTGGTGGCGGATCTACGCCCCAGCGGCCACTACATGATGAGCGAGCTGGTCGCCATTGGCGGTATTCAGCCGCTGATGAAGATTCTGCTCGAGGCCGGGCTTTTGCACGGCGACTGCCTGACCGTTACCGGCAAGACCCTGGCCGAAAACCTGGCGGGCGTCGAGCCCTACCCGATGGATCAGTCGATCATCGCGCCGCTCGATAAGCCGATCAAGGCGCAAAGCCATCTGCGCATTCTCTACGGCAACCTGGCGCCGGAAGGGGCGGTTGCCAAGATCACCGGCAAGGAAGGCACGCGTTTTTCAGGACCTGCCCGGGTATTCGGCTCGGAAGAGGAAGCCCAGGCGCGCATCAACGACGGTACCGTGGTCGCCGGTGACGTGGTCGTGATTCGCTACGAAGGCCCGAAGGGTGGGCCGGGCATGCGTGAAATGCTGACGCCGACCTCCGCCATCATGGGCCGGGGCTTGGGTAACGACGTCGCACTGATCACCGACGGGCGCTTCTCCGGCGGCAGCCACGGGTTCGTGGTGGGCCACGTGTCGCCGGAAGCCTTCGAAGGCGGCCCGCTGGGGCTGGTCGAAAACGGCGATCTCATCACCATCGATGCCGAGGCGGACACCATCGATATCGACGTTAGCGATGAAGAGATGGCCCGTCGCCAAAGCCAGTGGCAAAAGCCCGAGCCCCGCTATACCCGTGGCGTGCTCGCCAAGTACGCGCGCCACGTAAGCTCCGCCAGCACCGGCGCGGTCACCGACCAGGACGACTGA
- a CDS encoding ABC transporter permease, which translates to MLDLQGYGPRLFEGALVTVELAALSLGLAIILGLITATAKMSRSWILRRVAGVYTTLIRGVPDLVLMLLLFYGGQIGVNAISDVLYYNYDIDIYLSFNAFAAGVLTIGFIFGAYMGETFRGAFMAVDAGQIEAGKAYGMGSALLFRRVRFPQMMRHALPGLSNNWMVLLKTTALVSVIGLTDMVRVAAEASRATHEPFVFLIPVAVAYLLIASVTEWIFARLQKRYDIGFGEH; encoded by the coding sequence ATGCTGGATTTGCAAGGCTACGGCCCGCGCCTTTTCGAAGGGGCGCTCGTCACCGTCGAGCTCGCCGCGCTTTCGCTCGGGCTTGCGATCATACTGGGGCTGATCACCGCCACGGCGAAAATGTCACGAAGCTGGATTCTTCGGCGCGTGGCCGGCGTCTATACCACGCTGATTCGCGGCGTGCCGGATCTGGTGCTGATGCTGCTGTTGTTCTACGGCGGTCAGATCGGCGTCAACGCCATCAGTGACGTGCTCTACTACAACTACGATATCGATATCTACTTAAGCTTCAACGCCTTTGCCGCCGGCGTGCTGACCATCGGCTTTATCTTCGGCGCCTACATGGGCGAGACCTTTCGCGGCGCCTTCATGGCCGTGGACGCGGGCCAGATCGAGGCAGGCAAGGCCTACGGCATGGGCAGCGCTCTGCTCTTTCGCCGCGTGCGCTTTCCACAAATGATGCGCCACGCCCTGCCCGGCCTCTCCAACAACTGGATGGTGCTGTTGAAAACCACCGCGCTGGTCTCGGTGATCGGGCTGACCGACATGGTGCGCGTCGCCGCCGAGGCCTCGCGCGCAACTCACGAACCCTTCGTCTTCTTGATTCCCGTGGCGGTGGCGTACCTGCTCATCGCAAGCGTCACCGAGTGGATCTTCGCGCGCTTGCAAAAGCGCTACGACATCGGCTTCGGGGAGCACTGA
- a CDS encoding conjugal transfer protein TraX, which yields MAHAPGDTAPPASSPRPTAAVDRPLSHWTAWAQWLALLTMTIDHLVRYVLPDRWDLSWAGSSIGRIAFPLFAAMVAWHGLFNTRNPLRYARRVLVIGLIAQVPYMMMPRSSDAFILNVCFTLASGLALGALARQGWQHYRQETLGFGWLLLGAAVAVTLWYLLGFWVEYGHNGLMLIPFFMFAMYALNDSDNALKSRLWAGLAAFPVLWIAGQMNASDMSKSFTVGTCIVVLILAAGGARYVPKVFKNMPRRLWLAWYPGHFALIALWVVLSGQLAM from the coding sequence ATGGCACACGCTCCCGGCGATACCGCCCCCCCGGCTTCTTCGCCGCGACCCACGGCGGCTGTTGATCGCCCGCTATCACACTGGACGGCCTGGGCGCAGTGGCTGGCGCTTTTGACCATGACCATCGACCACCTGGTGCGCTACGTGCTCCCGGACAGATGGGATTTGAGCTGGGCGGGGTCGTCGATTGGGCGCATCGCCTTTCCGCTGTTCGCGGCCATGGTGGCCTGGCATGGGCTGTTCAATACGCGTAATCCGCTGCGCTACGCCCGGCGGGTACTGGTCATCGGTCTCATCGCCCAGGTGCCGTACATGATGATGCCGCGATCGAGTGATGCCTTCATCCTCAACGTCTGCTTTACACTGGCAAGCGGTTTGGCACTCGGGGCGTTGGCCCGCCAGGGCTGGCAACACTACCGTCAGGAGACGCTCGGGTTTGGCTGGCTGCTACTGGGGGCGGCGGTGGCGGTCACGCTTTGGTATCTGCTCGGCTTTTGGGTCGAGTATGGCCATAACGGCCTGATGCTGATCCCGTTTTTCATGTTCGCCATGTACGCGCTCAACGATAGCGACAATGCGCTGAAATCGAGGCTCTGGGCGGGGCTGGCGGCGTTTCCGGTGCTCTGGATCGCCGGCCAGATGAACGCCTCGGACATGTCCAAGTCGTTCACCGTGGGCACGTGTATCGTCGTTCTCATCCTCGCCGCCGGCGGCGCCCGCTACGTCCCGAAGGTGTTCAAAAACATGCCGCGGCGGCTTTGGCTTGCCTGGTATCCGGGCCACTTCGCGCTCATCGCGCTTTGGGTGGTGCTTAGCGGTCAATTAGCGATGTAA
- a CDS encoding XRE family transcriptional regulator encodes MSTATSTAHAETLDPPRSSPDLDVRELEKRTRLMRIITRLVAVSDLGSREIARRAGLPVQKISDLLAGRLEHLNLDELNVLRRTLELEAPTP; translated from the coding sequence ATGAGTACGGCAACGTCGACTGCTCACGCAGAAACGCTGGACCCTCCTCGAAGCAGCCCTGACCTCGACGTCAGGGAATTGGAAAAACGCACGCGCTTGATGCGCATCATCACTCGTCTGGTCGCCGTATCGGATCTGGGAAGCCGCGAAATCGCCCGCCGGGCCGGCCTTCCCGTCCAGAAGATCAGCGACCTGCTCGCCGGAAGGCTCGAGCATCTGAATCTGGACGAACTCAACGTCCTGCGCCGCACATTAGAGCTGGAGGCGCCAACGCCATAG
- a CDS encoding diguanylate cyclase domain-containing protein, which yields MLWKLKLAGVAQYGPVDADEPLSLCDLEAAKVALLYENLWQPVVSSLVVAAFTAAILWSAHSPVAVMAWFLTLGVISLLRLVFARWYEQGTASAHQKRWLYIFSAGSLGSAALWGAAGVLFFAPTDPTQTAALAVIACGIAAGGTTTLSPVKWLGVGFISLILLPLAAVFLLRATMLSILMGIIVLVFLALMLTTCIRFHRIIHDNIALKVSVESRKAQLQECENRYRSIFDHSPLGVLHFDRNGVITDCNEQLLKILGGTRDSFMGYRMLDRSANQQVAQGVRDSLEKGSGYFEGTFYLPGAEKGTPLRAIFNGVNCDNNHRIGGMAIVEDFTERTRHEATIYRQAYYDSLTDLPNRRLFIERLMSLCKESSNRERTGVVMFLDLDRFKMINDTFGHAAGDDLLIQVAKRLEAHLGDDDMAARLSGDEFVMLKLFDWPFDDRAEEMAKACLETLRSKLGGFYHLESQQVEVTPSMGYTCFNADECDHAEILKQADVAMYQAKAQGRARLCRYRPEMRDVMKKAALPDRVTSLIDR from the coding sequence ATGCTGTGGAAGCTTAAACTCGCCGGGGTTGCCCAATATGGCCCCGTCGACGCCGATGAGCCGCTCTCGCTATGCGATCTTGAAGCGGCGAAAGTGGCACTTTTATATGAAAATCTATGGCAGCCCGTTGTCAGCAGCCTGGTCGTGGCCGCCTTTACCGCCGCGATCCTCTGGTCGGCGCATTCGCCGGTGGCCGTCATGGCCTGGTTTTTAACGCTTGGCGTCATATCACTGTTGCGGCTGGTGTTTGCTCGCTGGTATGAGCAGGGCACGGCCAGCGCCCATCAAAAACGGTGGCTCTACATTTTCAGCGCGGGCTCGCTTGGCTCGGCGGCCCTCTGGGGGGCCGCGGGGGTTCTCTTTTTTGCCCCGACCGATCCGACTCAAACCGCGGCGCTGGCGGTCATCGCCTGCGGTATCGCCGCCGGCGGCACGACCACGCTTTCACCGGTCAAGTGGCTTGGGGTTGGCTTCATCAGCCTCATTTTACTGCCGCTGGCCGCCGTCTTCTTGTTGCGAGCAACCATGCTATCGATACTGATGGGCATTATCGTGCTGGTATTTTTGGCACTGATGCTAACCACCTGTATCCGGTTTCATCGCATCATTCACGATAACATCGCGCTCAAGGTGAGTGTCGAGTCGCGCAAGGCGCAGCTGCAGGAGTGTGAAAACCGCTACCGCTCGATCTTCGATCACTCGCCGCTGGGAGTGCTGCACTTCGACCGCAACGGAGTGATCACCGACTGTAACGAGCAATTGCTCAAAATTCTGGGCGGCACGCGTGACAGCTTCATGGGTTATCGCATGCTCGACCGCTCGGCGAATCAGCAGGTCGCTCAAGGGGTACGCGACAGCCTCGAGAAGGGCTCGGGCTATTTCGAAGGTACGTTCTATCTGCCCGGCGCTGAGAAGGGTACGCCGCTGCGCGCCATTTTCAACGGCGTGAATTGCGACAATAACCATCGCATCGGCGGGATGGCGATCGTCGAGGATTTCACCGAGCGCACCCGGCACGAGGCGACCATCTACCGCCAGGCCTACTACGACTCGCTGACCGATCTGCCCAACCGGCGTCTGTTCATCGAGCGGCTGATGTCGCTTTGCAAGGAATCCTCAAACCGCGAGCGAACCGGCGTAGTGATGTTTCTGGATCTGGACCGCTTCAAGATGATCAATGATACCTTCGGCCACGCCGCCGGGGACGATCTGCTCATACAGGTGGCCAAGCGTCTCGAGGCTCACCTGGGCGACGACGACATGGCGGCACGGCTAAGTGGCGATGAGTTCGTGATGCTCAAACTGTTCGACTGGCCCTTTGACGACCGGGCCGAAGAGATGGCGAAGGCGTGCCTGGAAACGCTGAGAAGCAAGCTGGGCGGGTTTTATCACCTGGAGAGCCAGCAGGTAGAGGTGACGCCGAGCATGGGCTACACCTGCTTCAATGCCGACGAGTGCGACCATGCCGAGATCCTCAAGCAGGCCGATGTCGCGATGTACCAGGCCAAGGCGCAAGGGCGGGCGCGGCTTTGCCGCTACCGCCCGGAAATGCGCGACGTCATGAAAAAGGCCGCGCTGCCTGACCGCGTTACATCGCTAATTGACCGCTAA
- the chrA gene encoding chromate efflux transporter has translation MASRHGRVFDVFRTFLWLGCTSFGGPVAHLGYFHTEFVVRRRWLSEAAYAELVALCQFLPGPASSQVGFALGLLRAGPWGAAAAWVAFTLPSALLLALFALGATALEGPLFERVIDSLKLVAVAVVAHAVWGMAKSLCPDRARAGIALGAVFVAALASGPAGQVGAIALGAAAGLWLCRSPSPRGEVDTFSFGVSRRAGAVALALFALLLGALPLLAPMAVGLDMVDAFYRAGALVFGGGHVVLPLLSAETVQLGLISNDAFMTGYGAAQAIPGPLFTFAAYLGALWPGVNAGAGAALALVAIFAPGFLLLVGVLPFWHRFRRGERAQALLRGASAAVVGILGLALFDPVWVSAVLVPIDVALALTGFLLLSVWRLPAWAVVIIVLLGGIVLG, from the coding sequence ATGGCGAGTCGGCACGGGCGAGTTTTCGATGTCTTTCGAACGTTTTTGTGGCTGGGCTGCACCTCTTTTGGCGGCCCCGTCGCGCATCTGGGCTATTTCCATACCGAGTTCGTCGTCAGACGTCGCTGGTTGTCCGAGGCGGCCTATGCGGAACTGGTGGCGCTTTGCCAGTTTTTGCCCGGCCCGGCGAGCAGCCAGGTGGGCTTTGCGCTCGGGCTCTTGCGCGCCGGCCCCTGGGGGGCTGCCGCGGCGTGGGTGGCGTTTACGCTGCCTTCGGCGCTACTGCTGGCACTGTTCGCGCTGGGCGCGACAGCACTCGAGGGTCCGCTGTTCGAGCGCGTGATCGATAGCCTCAAACTTGTGGCCGTGGCGGTGGTGGCCCACGCCGTTTGGGGAATGGCGAAAAGCCTTTGCCCGGATAGAGCGCGGGCGGGGATTGCGCTGGGCGCGGTGTTCGTGGCCGCGCTCGCAAGCGGCCCGGCGGGCCAGGTCGGCGCCATTGCGCTGGGTGCGGCGGCGGGGCTTTGGCTCTGCCGGTCGCCGTCGCCCCGGGGGGAGGTGGATACATTCTCCTTTGGCGTCTCGCGCCGCGCCGGGGCCGTCGCGCTTGCGCTTTTCGCGCTGCTGTTGGGGGCGCTGCCGCTGCTAGCGCCGATGGCGGTTGGGCTCGATATGGTCGATGCCTTTTACCGCGCCGGGGCGCTGGTCTTTGGCGGCGGCCACGTGGTGCTACCGCTTCTGAGCGCCGAAACGGTTCAGCTAGGTCTTATCTCAAATGATGCGTTCATGACCGGCTACGGCGCCGCCCAGGCGATTCCGGGGCCGCTTTTCACCTTCGCCGCTTACCTTGGCGCGCTGTGGCCGGGCGTCAATGCCGGGGCCGGGGCGGCGCTGGCGTTGGTGGCGATTTTCGCCCCCGGCTTTTTACTGCTGGTGGGGGTGCTGCCGTTCTGGCACCGTTTTCGCCGCGGCGAGCGTGCCCAGGCACTTCTGCGTGGCGCCAGTGCGGCGGTCGTGGGCATTCTGGGGCTCGCGCTTTTCGACCCGGTGTGGGTCAGCGCGGTGCTGGTGCCTATCGATGTCGCGCTGGCGCTCACCGGTTTTCTTCTGCTGAGCGTGTGGCGCCTGCCCGCCTGGGCGGTCGTGATCATCGTCCTGTTGGGTGGAATAGTGCTGGGCTGA
- a CDS encoding ABC transporter permease, translated as MSDLSTWYHDLLDGNAIFTPATMAHYWEGLVTTTQLVFLSLVVGLVLAVPLAILRSSKRKWISLPIYAYTYVFRGTPLLIQLYIIYYGVVFFDGIQESVLWPIFREAFYPALIAFTLNTAAYTTEIFRGAIKATAKGELEAARAYGMSESLMMRRIVIPSAFRRALPAYGNEVIFMLHASAIASVVTLMDLTGAARYVYSRFYTPFEPFLFVALIYLCLTFAILFFFRFLEKRLLAHLSPPSL; from the coding sequence ATGTCCGATCTTTCTACCTGGTATCACGACCTGCTCGACGGCAACGCCATCTTCACCCCGGCCACCATGGCCCACTACTGGGAGGGGCTCGTCACCACCACGCAGCTGGTGTTTCTCTCGCTGGTAGTAGGCCTGGTGCTGGCGGTGCCGCTGGCCATCCTGCGAAGCTCCAAACGCAAATGGATCAGCCTTCCCATCTACGCGTACACCTACGTGTTTCGCGGCACGCCGCTTCTGATCCAGCTCTATATCATCTACTACGGCGTGGTGTTTTTCGATGGCATTCAGGAGAGCGTTCTCTGGCCGATCTTTCGGGAAGCCTTCTATCCGGCGCTGATCGCCTTCACGCTCAATACCGCCGCCTATACCACGGAAATCTTTCGCGGCGCGATCAAGGCCACCGCCAAGGGGGAGCTCGAGGCGGCGCGGGCCTACGGCATGTCGGAGTCCTTGATGATGCGGCGCATCGTGATTCCCAGCGCCTTTCGCCGCGCCCTGCCCGCCTACGGTAACGAGGTGATCTTCATGCTCCACGCCAGCGCCATCGCAAGCGTGGTGACGCTGATGGATTTGACCGGCGCGGCGCGCTACGTCTACTCGCGCTTCTACACGCCCTTCGAGCCGTTTCTGTTCGTCGCGCTGATCTATCTCTGCCTGACCTTCGCCATTCTGTTCTTTTTCCGCTTTCTGGAAAAGCGGCTGTTGGCGCACCTGAGCCCGCCGTCGCTGTAA
- a CDS encoding 5-(carboxyamino)imidazole ribonucleotide synthase, with amino-acid sequence MNIGVLGAGQLGRMLALAGYPLGNRFTFLDTTGSPSAGIGEVIVDPHNEHLATFLEKVDVVTYEFEHLPVELVREIEQHKPVYPSSKAIAVCQNRVEEKALFDRLAIPTPAYRVVESAEALAQAAEELGCPVVAKSVTEGYDGKGQAVLTSADQAGDAWASIGHSQLIVEAFVDFVREVSIIAVRGRDGEVVFYPMAENQHEGGILRYSVAPLPDLDDSVQALADGYIRQLLDELDYVGVLALELFQAKDGSLLANEMAPRVHNSGHWTMDGAATSQFENHLRAIQGLPLGSTEAMAPTCMVNVIGREGDNAALLAIPHAHLHRYDKGERAGRKLAHINVLADSHAELLEKVRRCQTLLPEAPSVKWSFTL; translated from the coding sequence ATGAACATTGGCGTTTTGGGTGCCGGCCAGCTCGGTCGTATGCTCGCCTTGGCAGGCTACCCGCTGGGCAATCGTTTCACCTTTCTGGACACCACCGGGAGCCCCAGTGCGGGCATTGGCGAGGTGATCGTCGACCCGCACAACGAGCACCTGGCCACGTTTCTCGAGAAGGTCGATGTCGTGACCTACGAGTTCGAGCACTTGCCGGTCGAGCTGGTGCGCGAGATCGAGCAGCACAAGCCGGTCTATCCCAGCAGTAAAGCGATCGCGGTGTGCCAAAACCGGGTAGAAGAGAAGGCGCTGTTCGACCGGCTTGCTATTCCCACGCCGGCCTACCGCGTGGTGGAGAGCGCCGAGGCGCTGGCCCAGGCCGCCGAGGAGCTTGGCTGCCCGGTGGTCGCCAAGTCGGTCACCGAGGGCTACGACGGCAAGGGCCAGGCCGTGCTCACATCCGCCGATCAGGCCGGTGATGCCTGGGCGTCGATTGGCCATTCCCAGCTGATCGTCGAGGCGTTCGTCGATTTCGTGCGCGAAGTATCGATCATCGCGGTGCGCGGTCGCGACGGCGAGGTCGTGTTCTACCCGATGGCGGAGAACCAGCACGAGGGCGGCATTCTGCGCTACTCCGTGGCACCGCTACCGGATCTCGACGACAGCGTCCAGGCACTGGCCGATGGCTATATTCGCCAGTTGCTCGACGAGCTCGACTACGTCGGCGTGCTGGCGCTGGAGCTTTTCCAAGCCAAAGATGGAAGCCTGTTGGCCAACGAGATGGCGCCGCGTGTGCACAACTCCGGCCACTGGACGATGGACGGCGCCGCGACCAGTCAGTTCGAAAATCATCTGAGGGCGATTCAAGGGCTGCCGCTGGGCTCGACCGAGGCCATGGCGCCGACCTGCATGGTCAACGTCATCGGCCGCGAAGGCGACAACGCCGCGCTTCTGGCAATCCCGCATGCTCACCTGCATCGCTACGATAAGGGCGAGCGCGCCGGGCGCAAGCTTGCGCACATCAACGTTCTCGCCGACTCGCACGCAGAGCTTTTGGAGAAAGTTCGTCGGTGCCAGACGCTGCTGCCGGAGGCCCCTTCGGTAAAGTGGAGTTTCACCCTGTAA
- a CDS encoding ABC transporter ATP-binding protein — protein MATTPTPLEVRNIKKRFGDTEVLKGLSLEAHKGDVITLIGASGSGKSTFLRCMNLLEQPDEGELIVHGDPIRFKNTRQGREPADKKQVVAMRAKLSMVFQSFNLWAHMTLLENIIEAPVHVLGQSKKEATEHAYALLERVGLTARAKAYPAQMSGGQQQRGAIARALAMDPDVMLFDEPTSALDPELVGDVLKVMRDLAKEGRTMIVVTHEMNFARDVSSQVIYLQEGLIEESGTPGEVLDNPRSPRLKQFLTPNH, from the coding sequence ATGGCCACTACACCGACCCCTCTTGAAGTGCGCAACATCAAAAAGCGCTTCGGGGATACCGAAGTTCTCAAGGGACTCTCACTCGAAGCCCATAAGGGAGATGTCATCACCCTGATCGGCGCTTCGGGCTCGGGAAAAAGCACGTTTCTTCGCTGCATGAACCTGTTGGAGCAGCCCGACGAAGGCGAGCTGATCGTCCACGGCGACCCCATCCGTTTCAAGAACACGCGCCAGGGGCGCGAACCGGCGGATAAGAAACAGGTCGTTGCCATGCGGGCGAAGCTTTCGATGGTGTTTCAAAGCTTCAACCTCTGGGCGCACATGACGCTTCTGGAGAACATCATCGAAGCCCCCGTGCACGTGCTGGGCCAATCGAAAAAGGAAGCCACCGAACACGCCTACGCCCTTTTGGAGCGCGTGGGCCTGACCGCGCGTGCCAAGGCGTACCCGGCGCAGATGTCCGGCGGCCAGCAGCAGCGCGGCGCGATTGCCCGGGCGCTCGCCATGGACCCGGACGTGATGCTGTTCGACGAGCCGACCTCGGCGCTGGACCCGGAGCTCGTCGGCGACGTGTTGAAAGTGATGCGCGATCTCGCGAAAGAGGGCCGCACCATGATCGTGGTGACCCACGAAATGAACTTTGCCCGCGACGTCTCGAGCCAGGTCATTTATTTGCAGGAGGGGCTGATCGAGGAGTCCGGCACGCCCGGGGAGGTGCTGGACAACCCGCGCTCGCCCCGGCTCAAGCAGTTTCTCACCCCCAACCACTGA
- the purE gene encoding 5-(carboxyamino)imidazole ribonucleotide mutase, translated as MSSRAPQVGVIMGSKSDWPVMEHATQMLERLGVAFETRVVSAHRTPDLLFDYAKGAAERGLQVIVAGAGGAAHLPGMVASQTPLPVLGVPVESKSLKGLDSLLSIAQMPGGIAVGTLAIGKAGATNAGLLAAQIVGLQDSAVREAVEAFRAEQTQAVLDNPDPRIDTDQA; from the coding sequence ATGTCCAGCCGCGCACCCCAAGTGGGCGTAATTATGGGATCCAAATCCGACTGGCCCGTGATGGAACACGCCACCCAAATGCTCGAGCGCCTGGGCGTTGCTTTTGAGACCCGCGTGGTCTCGGCGCACCGTACGCCGGATCTGTTGTTCGACTACGCCAAGGGTGCGGCGGAGCGCGGGCTTCAGGTGATCGTGGCCGGCGCGGGCGGGGCGGCGCACCTGCCGGGCATGGTGGCTTCTCAAACGCCGCTTCCCGTGCTGGGCGTGCCGGTGGAGTCCAAATCGCTCAAGGGGCTCGATTCGCTCCTCTCCATTGCCCAGATGCCCGGCGGTATCGCCGTGGGAACGCTAGCCATCGGCAAGGCCGGGGCGACCAACGCAGGCCTTCTGGCCGCGCAGATCGTGGGGCTTCAGGATAGCGCCGTGCGCGAGGCGGTCGAGGCGTTTCGCGCCGAGCAGACCCAAGCCGTGCTCGATAACCCGGACCCCCGCATCGATACCGATCAGGCCTGA
- a CDS encoding transporter substrate-binding domain-containing protein yields MKKLLSLSLVGLAVAAASSAQARDYDTVRIGVDVPYVPMEYRTPEGELTGFDIDLGNALCEEVGVTCEWIEQEWDGIIPGLLARNYDAVMSSMTINDERRQQVLFSEPYITMPSAWFAASDLDISEANEETLDGLTIGVQRGTLQDNYVTDKYGSIADISRYSTADDMVLDMDAERLDIVFLDFPIGQSTLVESDEGDYTIVGEQITEPKEYFGDGFGIAFRQRDEDLAERFNEALATLQEDGTYDEIHARYFDGE; encoded by the coding sequence ATGAAAAAACTGCTTTCGCTCTCTTTGGTAGGCCTTGCGGTCGCCGCCGCATCCTCGGCCCAGGCGCGCGACTACGATACCGTGCGCATCGGCGTGGACGTTCCCTACGTGCCCATGGAGTACCGCACCCCGGAAGGCGAGCTTACCGGTTTCGATATCGACCTAGGCAACGCGCTGTGTGAAGAAGTCGGCGTGACCTGCGAGTGGATCGAGCAGGAGTGGGACGGCATCATTCCCGGCCTTCTGGCGCGCAACTACGACGCCGTGATGTCGTCGATGACGATCAACGACGAGCGCCGCCAGCAGGTGCTGTTCTCCGAGCCCTATATCACCATGCCGTCGGCCTGGTTCGCGGCAAGCGATCTGGACATCAGTGAAGCCAATGAAGAAACGCTGGACGGCCTGACCATCGGCGTTCAGCGCGGCACGCTGCAGGACAACTACGTCACCGACAAGTACGGCAGTATCGCCGACATCAGCCGCTACTCCACCGCCGATGACATGGTGCTGGACATGGACGCCGAACGTCTGGACATCGTTTTCCTCGACTTCCCGATCGGTCAGTCCACGCTGGTCGAAAGCGACGAAGGCGACTACACCATCGTCGGCGAGCAGATCACCGAACCCAAGGAGTACTTCGGTGATGGTTTTGGCATCGCCTTCCGCCAGCGCGATGAAGACCTGGCCGAACGCTTCAACGAAGCGCTCGCGACGCTGCAGGAAGATGGCACCTACGACGAGATTCACGCGCGCTACTTCGACGGCGAATAA